The following are encoded in a window of Urocitellus parryii isolate mUroPar1 chromosome 7, mUroPar1.hap1, whole genome shotgun sequence genomic DNA:
- the Dhrs7b gene encoding dehydrogenase/reductase SDR family member 7B isoform X4 yields the protein MCVAAPGFIYISRVPSWLEECARVFHAAGAKLVLCGRNVEALEELTRELTASHTSQKQTHKPYTVTFDLADTGATVAAAAEILQCFGYVDVLINNAGISYRGTITDTTVDVDKRVMETNYFGPIALTKALLPSMIKRKQGHIVTISSIQGKISIPFRSAYAASKHATQAFFDCLRAEMEQDGIQVTVISPAYIYTNLSVNAITADGSRYGAVDKNTAQGRSPAEVAQDVLAAVGKRKKDVIVADWLPSLAVYLRTLAPGLFFSIMAFRARKERKSKNS from the exons AATGTGCCAGAGTCTTCCATGCTGCAGGTGCTAAGCTGGTGCTCTGTGGCCGGAATGTAGAGGCCCTCGAAGAACTCACCAGAGAGCTCACTGCTTCTCATACCTCCCAG AAGCAGACGCACAAGCCTTACACAGTGACCTTCGACCTCGCAGACACGGGGGCTACTGTTGCTGCAGCAGCTGAGATCCTGCAGTGCTTTGGCTATGTGGATGTACTCATCAATAATGCTGGGATCAGCTACCGAGGGACCATCACAGACACCACAGTGGATGTGGACAAGAGGGTCATGGAGACAAACTACTTTGGCCCTATTGCTCTAACAAAAG CACTCCTGCCCTCCATGATCAAGAGGAAGCAAGGCCACATCGTCACCATCAGCAGCATCCAGGGCAAAATCAGTATTCCTTTTCGATCAGCAT ATGCAGCCTCCAAGCATGCAACCCAGGCCTTCTTTGACTGTCTGCGTGCTGAGATGGAACAGGATGGGATCCAGGTGACTGTCATCAGTCCCGCCTACATCTATACCAACCTCTCTGTAAATGCCATTACCGCGGATGGGTCCAGATATGGAG ctGTTGACAAGAACACAGCCCAGGGCCGAAGCCCTGCAGAGGTGGCCCAAGATGTTCTTGCTGctgtggggaagaggaagaaagatgtgATCGTGGCTGACTGGCTGCCTTCCTTGGCCGTTTATCTTCGAACTCTGGCTCCTGGGCTCTTCTTCAGCATCATGGCCTTCAGggccagaaaggaaagaaaatctaagAATTCCTAA